One window of the Esox lucius isolate fEsoLuc1 chromosome 8, fEsoLuc1.pri, whole genome shotgun sequence genome contains the following:
- the impact gene encoding protein IMPACT isoform X2: MANINVENAEDLQSQIEEVEALSSIYGDEWCVIDEAARIFCIKITDDIDHPKLKACLQIILPPDYPSTAPPVYQINAAWLRGLDRMALSNSLEELYVENAGESILYLWVEKVREFLLEKARCKDITEQPEGQIMTAEEGVVEDDDEIADCQALKQNAQNKQFFDNYSCELPSIKHGGTITDRRSTFQSHLAPVVTPGQVRMVLDKLYENKKIASATHNIYAYRIYCEDKQSFLQDCEDDGETAAGGRLLHLLQILDVRNVLVVVSRWYGGIQLGPDRFKHINNSARNVLVQEGYTFSLDEASKAGGKSKKSKSKKIK; the protein is encoded by the exons ATGGCAAacataaatgttgaaaatgcagAGGATCTTCAATCTCAA ATCGAAGAGGTGGAGGCATTATCCTCTATTTACGGTGACGAATGGTGTGTTATTGATGAAGCAGCAAGAATATTTTGCATCAAAATAACTGATGATATAGACCACCCGAAACTGAAAGCATGTTTACAG ATAATTCTCCCACCTGATTACCCGAGTACAGCGCCACCTGTATATCAGATAAA TGCAGCATGGTTGCGAGGCCTTGACAGAATGGCCCTGTCCAACAGCCTTGAGGAGCTGTATGT GGAGAATGCAGGCGAGAGCATTCTCTACCTCTGGGTGGAGAAGGTCCGGGAGTTCCTCCTGGAGAAAGCCCGATGCAAAGACATAA CGGAGCAACCAGAGGGGCAGATTATGACAGCGGAGGAGGGAGTTGTGGAGGACGATGATGAAATAGCAGATTGTCAAGCTCTTAAACAGAATGCACAGAACAAACAATTCTTTGACAATTACTCATGCG AACTACCATCCATTAAACACGGAGGAACAATCACAGACAGACGCAGCACCTTCCAGTCGCACCTAGCCCCTGTGGTAACACCAGGACAG GTTAGAATGGTTCTTGACAAGTTGTATGAAAACAAGAAGATTGCAAGCGCCACTCACAATATTTATGCATACAG GATATACTGTGAGGACAAGCAGAGTTTCCTGCAGGACTGTGAGGATGATGGAGAAACAGCCGCAGGAGGACGGCTACTCCACTTATTACAG ATCCTGGATGTGCGGAACGTGCTGGTGGTTGTCTCTCGCTGGTACGGAGGGATTCAGCTGGGTCCGGACCGTTTTAAACACATCAACAACTCGGCTAGGAATGTTCTTGTCCAGGAAGGATACACTTTCTCGCTG GATGAGGCATCCAAAGCTGGAGGCAAGAGCAAAAAGTCAAAAAGCAAGAAGATTAAATAG
- the impact gene encoding protein IMPACT isoform X4 → MANINVENAEDLQSQDTLSFQIEEVEALSSIYGDEWCVIDEAARIFCIKITDDIDHPKLKACLQIILPPDYPSTAPPVYQINAAWLRGLDRMALSNSLEELYVENAGESILYLWVEKVREFLLEKARCKDITEQPEGQIMTAEEGVVEDDDEIADCQALKQNAQNKQFFDNYSCELPSIKHGGTITDRRSTFQSHLAPVVTPGQILDVRNVLVVVSRWYGGIQLGPDRFKHINNSARNVLVQEGYTFSLDEASKAGGKSKKSKSKKIK, encoded by the exons ATGGCAAacataaatgttgaaaatgcagAGGATCTTCAATCTCAA GATACACTTTCTTTTCAGATCGAAGAGGTGGAGGCATTATCCTCTATTTACGGTGACGAATGGTGTGTTATTGATGAAGCAGCAAGAATATTTTGCATCAAAATAACTGATGATATAGACCACCCGAAACTGAAAGCATGTTTACAG ATAATTCTCCCACCTGATTACCCGAGTACAGCGCCACCTGTATATCAGATAAA TGCAGCATGGTTGCGAGGCCTTGACAGAATGGCCCTGTCCAACAGCCTTGAGGAGCTGTATGT GGAGAATGCAGGCGAGAGCATTCTCTACCTCTGGGTGGAGAAGGTCCGGGAGTTCCTCCTGGAGAAAGCCCGATGCAAAGACATAA CGGAGCAACCAGAGGGGCAGATTATGACAGCGGAGGAGGGAGTTGTGGAGGACGATGATGAAATAGCAGATTGTCAAGCTCTTAAACAGAATGCACAGAACAAACAATTCTTTGACAATTACTCATGCG AACTACCATCCATTAAACACGGAGGAACAATCACAGACAGACGCAGCACCTTCCAGTCGCACCTAGCCCCTGTGGTAACACCAGGACAG ATCCTGGATGTGCGGAACGTGCTGGTGGTTGTCTCTCGCTGGTACGGAGGGATTCAGCTGGGTCCGGACCGTTTTAAACACATCAACAACTCGGCTAGGAATGTTCTTGTCCAGGAAGGATACACTTTCTCGCTG GATGAGGCATCCAAAGCTGGAGGCAAGAGCAAAAAGTCAAAAAGCAAGAAGATTAAATAG
- the impact gene encoding protein IMPACT isoform X1 produces the protein MANINVENAEDLQSQDTLSFQIEEVEALSSIYGDEWCVIDEAARIFCIKITDDIDHPKLKACLQIILPPDYPSTAPPVYQINAAWLRGLDRMALSNSLEELYVENAGESILYLWVEKVREFLLEKARCKDITEQPEGQIMTAEEGVVEDDDEIADCQALKQNAQNKQFFDNYSCELPSIKHGGTITDRRSTFQSHLAPVVTPGQVRMVLDKLYENKKIASATHNIYAYRIYCEDKQSFLQDCEDDGETAAGGRLLHLLQILDVRNVLVVVSRWYGGIQLGPDRFKHINNSARNVLVQEGYTFSLDEASKAGGKSKKSKSKKIK, from the exons ATGGCAAacataaatgttgaaaatgcagAGGATCTTCAATCTCAA GATACACTTTCTTTTCAGATCGAAGAGGTGGAGGCATTATCCTCTATTTACGGTGACGAATGGTGTGTTATTGATGAAGCAGCAAGAATATTTTGCATCAAAATAACTGATGATATAGACCACCCGAAACTGAAAGCATGTTTACAG ATAATTCTCCCACCTGATTACCCGAGTACAGCGCCACCTGTATATCAGATAAA TGCAGCATGGTTGCGAGGCCTTGACAGAATGGCCCTGTCCAACAGCCTTGAGGAGCTGTATGT GGAGAATGCAGGCGAGAGCATTCTCTACCTCTGGGTGGAGAAGGTCCGGGAGTTCCTCCTGGAGAAAGCCCGATGCAAAGACATAA CGGAGCAACCAGAGGGGCAGATTATGACAGCGGAGGAGGGAGTTGTGGAGGACGATGATGAAATAGCAGATTGTCAAGCTCTTAAACAGAATGCACAGAACAAACAATTCTTTGACAATTACTCATGCG AACTACCATCCATTAAACACGGAGGAACAATCACAGACAGACGCAGCACCTTCCAGTCGCACCTAGCCCCTGTGGTAACACCAGGACAG GTTAGAATGGTTCTTGACAAGTTGTATGAAAACAAGAAGATTGCAAGCGCCACTCACAATATTTATGCATACAG GATATACTGTGAGGACAAGCAGAGTTTCCTGCAGGACTGTGAGGATGATGGAGAAACAGCCGCAGGAGGACGGCTACTCCACTTATTACAG ATCCTGGATGTGCGGAACGTGCTGGTGGTTGTCTCTCGCTGGTACGGAGGGATTCAGCTGGGTCCGGACCGTTTTAAACACATCAACAACTCGGCTAGGAATGTTCTTGTCCAGGAAGGATACACTTTCTCGCTG GATGAGGCATCCAAAGCTGGAGGCAAGAGCAAAAAGTCAAAAAGCAAGAAGATTAAATAG
- the impact gene encoding protein IMPACT isoform X3 encodes MANINVENAEDLQSQDTLSFQIEEVEALSSIYGDEWCVIDEAARIFCIKITDDIDHPKLKACLQIILPPDYPSTAPPVYQINAAWLRGLDRMALSNSLEELYVENAGESILYLWVEKVREFLLEKARCKDITEQPEGQIMTAEEGVVEDDDEIADCQALKQNAQNKQFFDNYSCELPSIKHGGTITDRRSTFQSHLAPVVTPGQVRMVLDKLYENKKIASATHNIYAYRSWMCGTCWWLSLAGTEGFSWVRTVLNTSTTRLGMFLSRKDTLSRWMRHPKLEARAKSQKARRLNRSVCGKVCGNVLC; translated from the exons ATGGCAAacataaatgttgaaaatgcagAGGATCTTCAATCTCAA GATACACTTTCTTTTCAGATCGAAGAGGTGGAGGCATTATCCTCTATTTACGGTGACGAATGGTGTGTTATTGATGAAGCAGCAAGAATATTTTGCATCAAAATAACTGATGATATAGACCACCCGAAACTGAAAGCATGTTTACAG ATAATTCTCCCACCTGATTACCCGAGTACAGCGCCACCTGTATATCAGATAAA TGCAGCATGGTTGCGAGGCCTTGACAGAATGGCCCTGTCCAACAGCCTTGAGGAGCTGTATGT GGAGAATGCAGGCGAGAGCATTCTCTACCTCTGGGTGGAGAAGGTCCGGGAGTTCCTCCTGGAGAAAGCCCGATGCAAAGACATAA CGGAGCAACCAGAGGGGCAGATTATGACAGCGGAGGAGGGAGTTGTGGAGGACGATGATGAAATAGCAGATTGTCAAGCTCTTAAACAGAATGCACAGAACAAACAATTCTTTGACAATTACTCATGCG AACTACCATCCATTAAACACGGAGGAACAATCACAGACAGACGCAGCACCTTCCAGTCGCACCTAGCCCCTGTGGTAACACCAGGACAG GTTAGAATGGTTCTTGACAAGTTGTATGAAAACAAGAAGATTGCAAGCGCCACTCACAATATTTATGCATACAG ATCCTGGATGTGCGGAACGTGCTGGTGGTTGTCTCTCGCTGGTACGGAGGGATTCAGCTGGGTCCGGACCGTTTTAAACACATCAACAACTCGGCTAGGAATGTTCTTGTCCAGGAAGGATACACTTTCTCGCTG GATGAGGCATCCAAAGCTGGAGGCAAGAGCAAAAAGTCAAAAAGCAAGAAGATTAAATAGAAGTGTCTGTGGCAAAGTCTGTGGCAATGTTCTATGCTGA
- the impact gene encoding protein IMPACT (The RefSeq protein has 3 substitutions compared to this genomic sequence): MANINVENAEDLQSQIEEVEALSSIYGDEWCVIDEAARIFCIKITDDIDHPKLKACLQIILPPDYPSTAPPVYQINAAWLRGLDRMALSNSLEELYVENAGESILYLWVEKVREFLLEKARCKDIKLPSIKHGGTITDRRSTFQSHLAPVVTPGQVRMVLDRLYENKKIASATHNIYAHRIYCEDKQSFLQDCEDDGETAAGGRLLHLLQILDVRNVLVVVSRWYGGIQLGPDRFKHVNNSARNVLVQEGYTFSLDEASKAGGKSKKSKSKKIK; the protein is encoded by the exons ATGGCAAacataaatgttgaaaatgcagAGGATCTTCAATCTCAA ATCGAAGAGGTGGAGGCATTATCCTCTATTTACGGTGACGAATGGTGTGTTATTGATGAAGCAGCAAGAATATTTTGCATCAAAATAACTGATGATATAGACCACCCGAAACTGAAAGCATGTTTACAG ATAATTCTCCCACCTGATTACCCGAGTACAGCGCCACCTGTATATCAGATAAA TGCAGCATGGTTGCGAGGCCTTGACAGAATGGCCCTGTCCAACAGCCTTGAGGAGCTGTATGT GGAGAATGCAGGCGAGAGCATTCTCTACCTCTGGGTGGAGAAGGTCCGGGAGTTCCTCCTGGAGAAAGCCCGATGCAAAGACATAA AACTACCATCCATTAAACACGGAGGAACAATCACAGACAGACGCAGCACCTTCCAGTCGCACCTAGCCCCTGTGGTAACACCAGGACAG GTTAGAATGGTTCTTGACAAGTTGTATGAAAACAAGAAGATTGCAAGCGCCACTCACAATATTTATGCATACAG GATATACTGTGAGGACAAGCAGAGTTTCCTGCAGGACTGTGAGGATGATGGAGAAACAGCCGCAGGAGGACGGCTACTCCACTTATTACAG ATCCTGGATGTGCGGAACGTGCTGGTGGTTGTCTCTCGCTGGTACGGAGGGATTCAGCTGGGTCCGGACCGTTTTAAACACATCAACAACTCGGCTAGGAATGTTCTTGTCCAGGAAGGATACACTTTCTCGCTG GATGAGGCATCCAAAGCTGGAGGCAAGAGCAAAAAGTCAAAAAGCAAGAAGATTAAATAG
- the LOC105025910 gene encoding histamine H3 receptor, whose product MGAYISESNVSANFTIGNDSATIHEAALSGYMVVILAVLMITLVVVVVAGNALVILAFIVDKSLRNQSNYFFLNLAISDFLVGAFCIPVYIPYNLTGRWVLGRGLCKLWLIMDYLLCTASVFNIVLISYDRFLSVTRAVKYRAQQSMTRHAVVKMVAVWVLAFLLYGPAIIFWELVMGKSIVPGDKCFAEFYCTWYFLLSASTFEFFTPFISVAFFNFSIYLNIHQRNKSRVIRKEDAKAHRDRASPREGGAVMSVFFAKTRKVSSSEPTTVSAVIEEDEELSPSSSGEPSCGHTFMQRKKFPSCSRRSKLLQSQDLAGAPSRTSQGSRLSRDKKIAKSLAIIVCIFGICWAPYTLLMIIQAACKRQCVEEHWYEITFWLLWLNSGINPFLYPLCHSSFRRAFAKILCPKRQSVQPHTETQSC is encoded by the exons ATGGGAGCTTATATCTCGGAATCTAATGTAAGTGCCAACTTCACCATCGGCAACGACTCGGCGACAATCCACGAAGCCGCTCTCTCGGGCTATATGGTTGTGATCCTGGCTGTGCTTATGATAACGCTAGTAGTCGTGGTTGTGGCTGGAAACGCGCTTGTTATCCTCGCTTTCATTGTTGACAAGAGCCTAAGAAATCAAAGCAACTACTTCTTTCTCAACCTTGCTATTTCAGATTTCCTGGTTG gtgcCTTCTGCATCCCTGTCTATATCCCCTACAACCTGACAGGACGATGGGTATTGGGCAGAGGTCTTTGTAAACTGTGGCTCATCATGGATTACCTGCTCTGCACCGCCTCAGTGTTCAACATAGTCCTCATCAGCTATGACCGTTTCCTCTCAGTCACCCGAGCA GTGAAATACAGAGCTCAGCAGAGCATGACACGTCACGCTGTGGTAAAGATGGTGGCTGTATGGGTGTTGGCGTTCCTTCTCTATGGCCCTGCCATCATCTTCTGGGAGCTGGTCATGGGAAAAAGCATTGTCCCTGGTGACAAGTGTTTTGCTGAGTTCTACTGCACCTGGTACTTCCTGCTCAGTGCCTCCACCTTCGAGTTCTTCACCCCCTTCATCTCTGTGGCCTTCTTCAATTTCAGCATTTACCTGAACATTCACCAGAGGAACAAGAGCAGGGTCATTCGTAAGGAGGATGCCAAGGCACACAGGGATAGGGCCAGTCCCAGAGAAGGGGGTGCCGTCATGTCAGTGTTTTTTGCCAAGACTCGCAAGGTGTCGTCAAGCGAACCCACTACAGTTTCAGCGGTGatagaggaggatgaggagctgtctccctcctccagtGGTGAGCCTAGTTGCGGACACACATTCATGCAGAGGAAGAAATTTCCATCCTGCAGTAGAAGGTCCAAGCTTCTTCAGTCCCAGGATCTTGCCGGGGCCCCCAGCAGGACCTCACAGGGTTCCCGCCTCTCCCGTGACAAGAAGATTGCCAAGTCTCTGGCCATTATAGTTTGCATTTTTGGAATCTGCTGGGCACCCTACACCCTGCTGATGATTATCCAAGCAGCCTGTAAAAGGCAATGTGTGGAGGAACACTGGTATGAAATAACCTTTTGGCTCCTGTGGTTAAACTCTGGTATTAACCCTTTCTTGTACCCTCTCTGCCATAGCAGCTTCCGAAGGGCTTTTGCTAAGATACTGTGCCCCAAACGGCAATCTGTCCAACCTCACACTGAGACTCAGTCTTGCTAA